A genomic window from Candidatus Nitrosoglobus terrae includes:
- a CDS encoding NAD-dependent epimerase/dehydratase family protein, with protein MDTYLVTGAAGFIGSHSVDYLLATGHKVIGIDNFYTGNIKNLDQALRSSEFQFLELDVTDEHGLAALFSAHKFAGVLHLAALVSVPESFSKPALNFKTNIAATDTVARLCIDNQCPRIVFASSAAVYGNSEILPNVETARPNPQSPYAAAKLSSEILLLTYTKSYPLEAVCFRYFNVYGPRQDPNSPYSGVLSIFAKNFQEGSPVTVYGDGEQTRDFIYVQDVARANCNALTAKRISSNYYNLCTNQAISLNQVLTLLHQYYPNVTPAQYIASRVGDIRHSRGDASRLQETFGISAQVPFDKGLKKLLAAKSP; from the coding sequence ATGGATACTTATCTAGTCACTGGAGCCGCTGGGTTTATAGGAAGCCATAGCGTAGATTACCTGCTAGCTACGGGCCATAAGGTTATTGGTATAGACAATTTTTATACTGGGAATATAAAAAATTTAGACCAAGCCTTACGCTCATCAGAATTCCAATTTTTAGAGCTTGATGTCACGGATGAACATGGGCTAGCAGCATTATTTAGCGCGCATAAATTTGCAGGTGTCTTACACCTAGCTGCACTAGTTAGCGTACCGGAGAGTTTCAGTAAGCCCGCGCTTAACTTTAAAACTAACATAGCGGCTACTGATACTGTTGCTCGTTTGTGCATTGATAACCAATGCCCAAGAATTGTATTTGCCTCTTCGGCAGCGGTTTACGGTAACTCTGAGATTCTCCCTAATGTTGAAACAGCAAGGCCCAACCCTCAATCCCCTTATGCTGCTGCTAAACTGTCATCCGAAATTCTGCTTTTAACCTACACAAAAAGCTACCCATTAGAGGCGGTATGTTTCCGTTACTTTAATGTTTACGGGCCACGGCAAGATCCAAACTCCCCTTATTCAGGAGTGCTCTCAATTTTTGCTAAAAATTTTCAAGAAGGATCTCCCGTAACTGTCTATGGTGACGGCGAACAAACTCGTGACTTTATCTATGTCCAAGATGTAGCCCGCGCTAACTGTAACGCACTAACCGCAAAGAGGATTAGCAGTAATTACTATAACCTATGCACAAATCAGGCAATTTCCCTCAATCAGGTACTCACTTTACTTCATCAATATTACCCTAACGTCACTCCAGCCCAATATATAGCCAGCAGAGTAGGCGATATTCGCCACTCTCGTGGTGACGCTAGCCGGCTTCAGGAAACCTTTGGAATCAGCGCCCAAGTGCCATTCGATAAGGGCTTAAAGAAGCTTTTAGCAGCTAAAAGCCCCTAA
- a CDS encoding endo alpha-1,4 polygalactosaminidase, with product MANAAHLRGLAISLKNDLDQISDLVDHYDFATNEQCFQYNECNMLLPFIQSGKPVLEIEYSIPTSKFCPQANSMNFDALAKKLELDAWREACR from the coding sequence ATTGCTAATGCTGCACATCTAAGGGGTTTGGCCATTAGCTTGAAAAATGATCTCGATCAAATCTCAGATCTTGTAGATCATTACGATTTTGCTACCAATGAGCAATGTTTTCAATATAATGAATGTAATATGCTACTTCCCTTTATTCAGTCAGGAAAGCCCGTATTAGAAATTGAATACAGTATCCCAACATCAAAGTTTTGCCCTCAAGCTAACAGTATGAACTTTGACGCTTTAGCAAAGAAATTAGAACTAGATGCTTGGCGAGAGGCTTGCAGATAA
- a CDS encoding DUF423 domain-containing protein: MAKFFISAGAIFAAVGIILGAFGAHGLRAKLEPRMLEVWQTGVHYHMYHALGLILIGILAQQVGTSAALIKWSGNLMLIGILFFSGSLYLIALTSLSWLGAITPFGGISFMIAWFLLALAFLRMDG, translated from the coding sequence ATGGCTAAATTTTTCATTAGTGCCGGCGCAATTTTCGCGGCTGTGGGAATCATTCTAGGGGCTTTTGGCGCTCATGGGCTTCGAGCTAAACTTGAGCCTCGTATGCTAGAGGTTTGGCAAACAGGCGTTCATTATCATATGTATCACGCCTTAGGTCTTATTTTAATTGGCATTCTCGCCCAGCAAGTAGGAACTAGCGCTGCACTTATTAAATGGTCAGGCAATTTGATGCTCATAGGTATCTTATTCTTCTCTGGCAGCCTTTATCTTATAGCCCTTACTAGTCTAAGCTGGTTAGGCGCTATCACTCCTTTTGGTGGAATAAGTTTTATGATTGCTTGGTTCTTACTTGCCTTGGCTTTTTTACGCATGGATGGTTAA
- the msrA gene encoding peptide-methionine (S)-S-oxide reductase MsrA, with translation MFKFPKMPTSPEQALAGRKERLSLSEPHYISGHPLMPPFPVGMQRALFAMGCFWGAERKFWSIKGVYITVVGYAGGYTSNPTYQEVCTGMTGHAEVVLIVFNPQIVSYQSLLKIFWESHNPTQGMRQGNDVGTQYRSAIYTYDNQQNLAAEISKGIYEKELEMAGLNSISTEIRAVTAFYYAESYHQQYLAKNQNGYCGIESTGISFPS, from the coding sequence ATGTTTAAATTCCCTAAAATGCCTACTTCTCCTGAGCAGGCTTTAGCAGGCCGTAAGGAGAGGTTATCCCTATCAGAGCCTCATTACATCAGTGGCCATCCACTGATGCCTCCTTTTCCCGTAGGGATGCAACGAGCCTTATTTGCAATGGGATGTTTTTGGGGGGCAGAACGTAAATTTTGGTCTATAAAAGGTGTTTATATTACTGTGGTAGGTTATGCGGGTGGATACACCTCAAATCCTACCTATCAAGAAGTATGTACAGGTATGACGGGGCACGCTGAAGTAGTACTCATCGTTTTTAATCCACAAATCGTCAGCTATCAATCGCTACTCAAAATTTTCTGGGAGTCCCATAACCCTACTCAAGGGATGCGCCAAGGTAATGATGTGGGCACCCAGTACCGATCGGCTATCTACACTTACGATAACCAACAAAACCTAGCAGCAGAAATATCAAAAGGAATCTACGAAAAAGAACTAGAAATGGCAGGCCTTAATTCAATCTCCACCGAAATCCGTGCGGTAACAGCGTTTTATTATGCAGAATCTTATCATCAGCAGTATTTGGCTAAAAACCAAAATGGATACTGTGGGATAGAGAGTACAGGAATTAGCTTTCCTAGCTAA
- a CDS encoding P-loop NTPase family protein, with amino-acid sequence MEYLIAYCRSGFEGECAAELLGWTTQQQLAGYARAKPDTAYVVFELYEPNTAPLFAKQVGFQNLIFARQLFISTGLLKELPITDRITPIMAALKDQSNQFSEIWVETADTNESKALLGFCRKFSKALNWELKQQEMISLENQLAPRAHVFF; translated from the coding sequence ATGGAGTATCTAATTGCCTATTGCCGATCCGGGTTTGAAGGAGAGTGCGCAGCAGAGTTACTGGGGTGGACTACACAACAGCAATTAGCCGGCTATGCTCGCGCCAAACCCGATACCGCCTATGTGGTATTTGAACTATATGAGCCAAATACCGCACCGTTATTTGCCAAGCAAGTAGGCTTCCAGAATCTAATCTTTGCTCGCCAGCTTTTTATCTCTACTGGCTTGTTAAAAGAACTACCCATCACGGATCGAATAACGCCAATTATGGCCGCCTTAAAGGATCAAAGTAATCAATTCTCTGAAATCTGGGTAGAAACTGCTGATACTAACGAGTCTAAAGCTCTCTTAGGATTTTGTCGTAAATTTTCAAAAGCTTTGAATTGGGAATTAAAACAGCAAGAGATGATTAGCCTAGAAAATCAATTGGCTCCTCGCGCTCATGTTTTTTTTTAA
- the rlmM gene encoding 23S rRNA (cytidine(2498)-2'-O)-methyltransferase RlmM has product MPANSSPWFMGIPRLKCPPNTPSRSAMKLEEAWHVFLTSKQREETLRPRMQAVDLGAAPGGWTWQLVRRGIQVIAVDNGSIAPMVMESGLVKHQTLDAFGYIPLHPVDWMVCDIVEQPRRIAQLAAQWIAKKWCQHCIFNLKLPMKKRYDEIQLCKALILAILAKTKIPYRLVFKQLYHDREEVTGYLSSKQPL; this is encoded by the coding sequence ATTCCTGCTAATTCCTCTCCTTGGTTTATGGGCATCCCACGACTAAAATGCCCACCTAACACCCCGAGCCGATCCGCAATGAAACTAGAAGAAGCATGGCATGTGTTCTTAACTTCAAAACAACGGGAAGAAACACTCCGCCCAAGAATGCAAGCGGTGGATTTGGGGGCTGCCCCTGGTGGCTGGACTTGGCAATTAGTACGCCGCGGAATCCAAGTAATAGCAGTGGATAATGGATCCATAGCACCCATGGTAATGGAATCCGGGTTAGTAAAGCACCAAACACTGGATGCCTTCGGCTATATCCCTCTACACCCCGTTGACTGGATGGTATGCGATATTGTAGAACAGCCGAGGCGTATTGCTCAACTTGCCGCACAATGGATAGCCAAGAAATGGTGCCAGCATTGTATTTTTAATTTAAAATTGCCCATGAAAAAGCGCTATGATGAAATACAGTTATGTAAAGCGCTAATCTTAGCAATTTTAGCTAAAACAAAGATTCCTTATAGGTTAGTCTTCAAACAACTTTATCATGATCGAGAGGAAGTTACGGGTTATTTATCTAGCAAGCAGCCCCTATAG
- a CDS encoding GNAT family N-acetyltransferase encodes MCAKNSSGNILGFCGVHEGNIEMLFISPESRGLGVGSLLVEHAVKNQGATKVDVNEQNIQALGFYEHVGFSVVGRSHQDGQGKSYPLLHMELTEIQYV; translated from the coding sequence GTGTGCGCCAAAAATAGTAGTGGAAACATTTTGGGCTTTTGCGGAGTTCATGAAGGGAATATAGAAATGCTGTTCATTTCACCTGAGTCAAGAGGTTTAGGTGTTGGCTCTCTCTTAGTTGAGCACGCAGTAAAAAACCAAGGCGCGACAAAAGTTGATGTCAATGAACAAAACATTCAGGCCCTAGGATTTTATGAGCATGTAGGGTTCAGTGTAGTAGGACGCTCACATCAGGATGGCCAAGGAAAATCATATCCACTACTGCATATGGAGCTAACCGAGATTCAATACGTTTAG
- the ttcA gene encoding tRNA 2-thiocytidine(32) synthetase TtcA: MNGLAHKLQYNANKLQKRLRRLVGQAIEDFNMIEDGDRMMVCLSGGKDSYTLLDILLNLKKHAPISFELIAVNLDQKQPGFPEHLLPHYLESIGVPYHIVERDTYSVVKRVIPEGKTTCSLCSRLRRGILYGTAEKLGATKIALGHHRDDILATLFLNMFHGGTLKAMPPKLLSDNGKHIVIRPLAYCREKDITIYAKIKDFPIIPCNLCGSQPNLQRQTIKEMLQTWDKRFPGRLETMFRALQNVKPSHLADPILYNFKDIQYQNTPFPEGDRAFDEELLLDSSIAPALFYSDQES, translated from the coding sequence GTGAACGGATTAGCCCATAAACTGCAATACAATGCCAACAAGCTCCAGAAGCGGCTACGCCGTCTCGTTGGTCAAGCGATCGAAGATTTCAATATGATTGAAGATGGAGATCGAATGATGGTTTGTCTTTCTGGCGGCAAAGACAGTTATACCTTACTGGATATACTACTTAATCTGAAAAAACACGCCCCAATCAGCTTTGAGCTTATTGCCGTAAACCTTGACCAGAAGCAGCCAGGTTTCCCCGAGCACCTACTGCCCCATTATTTAGAATCCATAGGTGTTCCTTATCATATTGTCGAACGGGATACTTATAGCGTCGTTAAGCGGGTGATTCCCGAAGGGAAAACTACCTGTTCTTTGTGCTCACGTCTACGACGGGGAATCTTATACGGTACTGCTGAAAAACTAGGCGCTACTAAAATTGCTCTTGGACATCATCGAGATGATATCCTAGCAACTCTCTTTCTGAATATGTTTCATGGCGGAACCCTTAAAGCAATGCCCCCCAAACTATTAAGCGATAATGGAAAACATATTGTCATCCGCCCCCTTGCTTATTGCCGAGAAAAGGATATAACGATTTACGCTAAAATTAAGGACTTTCCTATTATCCCCTGCAATCTATGCGGCTCTCAGCCTAATCTTCAGCGTCAAACTATTAAAGAGATGCTACAGACATGGGATAAAAGGTTTCCTGGTCGCCTTGAAACCATGTTCCGCGCCTTACAGAATGTTAAGCCCTCCCATCTAGCTGATCCAATCCTATATAACTTTAAAGACATTCAGTACCAAAATACCCCCTTTCCAGAGGGAGATAGAGCCTTTGATGAAGAATTATTGCTAGATTCTTCAATAGCACCGGCATTATTTTATAGCGATCAAGAAAGCTAA
- a CDS encoding FUSC family protein, whose amino-acid sequence MSTVNLNPYLQGSYWRQALTEALSGSIHDWIFIFKACLAVMASGWIAFRLELDAPGTAMLTCAIVINPKSGLVLAKSFYRIIGTLIGSLVAVCLVASFPQQRELLLGGISLWLGLCAGGAALLRNFKSYGFVLAGYTTAIVIIPVVDNPLGIFDSAVMRTITVLLGILVTAVVTDAILPQGLSKILRNSIFKQFTGFFTFVQNSLPNNLKRLDLEQAHFHFGRQAVEIENLLSSAVFEDTHIRAASPHIRQLNQRLMRVSSTYCMLLILMDRLQRANTEVHGAVAQLFTSVSWISSQVDLAAAPVIRANTPLFLLKSTRIQLKARAVQLRKRLNQGSQQLEFDAGAELIMRFVDDLETYTNAYTGFINPNNSPIPLNPEETTFIHGDDWLGAVLAAALSTGAILVGSLFWILTAWPSGGGMVVIAGVLCALMASSVPNLKKALGLLWIAWIIGNLLAFLCTFLVLSHMDGFTLLTAGMIPFLIPIFYLYTRPSLASLGAFIALSFLLLVEPAFTQNFDVPQYINQAIALLLGLGLVNVAFILFTNASESDFFYRRLIYKLRSEVVRACYKPLQNAHYRLESATHDRCRQAILYTGENTRAAQHFLAWALSVHEVGRIIIELRTNQQQISKYLQQRLNRVITAIATLYETPKSRYLLHAQRIVASTLRMANSAHVSNIAQYLYLLHLALTDQDSVLASYLPKHTSKAAKEITHAG is encoded by the coding sequence TTGAGTACAGTTAATCTTAATCCATACTTACAAGGAAGTTATTGGCGACAAGCGCTCACTGAGGCACTCAGTGGTTCAATTCACGACTGGATCTTTATATTTAAAGCTTGTTTAGCTGTTATGGCCAGTGGCTGGATCGCTTTTCGCTTAGAACTTGACGCTCCGGGTACAGCCATGCTCACCTGCGCTATCGTCATCAACCCGAAAAGTGGCTTAGTACTGGCCAAAAGCTTTTACCGAATTATAGGTACGTTAATAGGATCGCTGGTTGCAGTATGCCTAGTCGCATCTTTTCCACAGCAACGAGAGCTACTCCTAGGAGGAATCTCTTTATGGCTAGGTTTATGTGCAGGAGGGGCAGCATTATTACGTAATTTTAAATCCTATGGATTTGTACTTGCTGGCTATACTACCGCTATCGTTATTATTCCAGTGGTAGATAACCCATTGGGTATTTTTGATTCGGCAGTAATGCGCACGATCACAGTTCTGCTAGGCATTCTAGTTACGGCTGTAGTTACGGACGCTATTCTGCCTCAAGGGTTAAGTAAAATCCTTAGAAATAGCATCTTTAAGCAGTTCACTGGATTTTTTACCTTTGTTCAAAACAGTCTACCCAACAATCTGAAGCGTTTAGACCTAGAACAAGCCCACTTTCACTTTGGACGCCAAGCCGTTGAGATTGAAAATTTACTGAGCTCAGCAGTGTTCGAAGATACTCACATACGTGCAGCTAGTCCCCATATACGCCAGCTTAATCAGCGTCTTATGAGGGTTTCTTCTACGTATTGCATGCTATTGATCTTAATGGATCGGTTACAACGAGCGAATACTGAAGTACATGGGGCAGTAGCACAGCTTTTTACCAGCGTTTCCTGGATATCCTCACAGGTAGATCTGGCAGCAGCCCCCGTAATACGGGCAAATACGCCTCTTTTTTTATTAAAATCTACCCGCATACAGCTTAAGGCACGGGCAGTCCAGTTACGAAAACGGCTAAATCAGGGTAGCCAACAACTAGAGTTCGACGCTGGAGCTGAATTAATCATGCGTTTCGTAGATGATCTTGAAACCTATACCAATGCCTATACGGGATTCATTAATCCAAACAACTCACCTATACCTCTTAATCCTGAAGAAACCACCTTCATCCATGGTGATGATTGGCTAGGTGCAGTGTTGGCAGCAGCCCTCAGCACTGGGGCTATATTAGTAGGTAGCCTGTTCTGGATTTTAACTGCATGGCCATCTGGCGGGGGCATGGTAGTCATTGCGGGTGTTCTTTGTGCCCTCATGGCTAGTAGTGTGCCTAATCTGAAAAAAGCACTTGGCCTGCTATGGATAGCATGGATCATTGGTAATCTACTAGCATTCCTATGCACGTTTTTAGTACTATCCCACATGGATGGATTCACGCTTCTTACTGCAGGTATGATCCCTTTCCTCATACCTATTTTTTATCTTTACACTCGCCCATCACTCGCTAGCCTAGGAGCATTCATTGCTTTATCATTCCTTCTCTTAGTAGAACCGGCGTTTACGCAAAACTTTGACGTGCCTCAATACATAAACCAAGCGATTGCGCTCTTACTTGGTCTCGGGCTGGTAAATGTTGCATTTATTCTATTTACCAATGCCTCAGAAAGCGATTTTTTCTATCGACGTTTAATTTACAAACTACGCAGTGAAGTTGTACGGGCTTGCTACAAACCACTGCAAAACGCCCACTACCGTCTAGAAAGCGCTACCCATGATCGATGCCGACAAGCCATCCTCTATACTGGGGAAAACACCCGGGCAGCCCAGCATTTTTTAGCTTGGGCGTTATCCGTACATGAAGTTGGCCGTATAATTATAGAGTTACGTACTAACCAACAACAGATATCAAAGTATCTACAGCAGCGATTAAATCGAGTAATCACGGCTATAGCGACCTTATATGAAACGCCGAAATCTAGGTATCTTCTCCATGCCCAACGAATCGTGGCCAGCACACTGCGCATGGCCAATAGTGCTCATGTATCTAACATAGCCCAATACCTATATCTATTACACCTAGCTTTAACGGATCAGGATTCGGTGCTAGCTAGTTATCTACCTAAACATACATCCAAAGCAGCTAAAGAGATTACTCATGCCGGCTGA
- a CDS encoding DUF1656 domain-containing protein produces the protein MPAELSLSGVLIPGLLLIFLFSLLILWLLDWLAGYYHWYHYVWHPPLFRLAVFTIIFSVLGLLTIR, from the coding sequence ATGCCGGCTGAACTATCATTATCCGGAGTGCTCATCCCAGGTTTATTGCTCATATTCCTTTTCAGTTTATTGATACTATGGCTACTTGATTGGCTAGCAGGTTATTACCACTGGTACCACTACGTCTGGCATCCTCCCCTATTTCGTCTGGCCGTATTTACTATTATTTTTAGTGTACTCGGCCTACTAACGATACGATAA
- a CDS encoding biotin/lipoyl-binding protein, protein MKIVPAIRFSITAIVVIIAAVVARLLWNHYMYSPWTRDARVHAEVVKVAPDVSGLITYVGVKDNQEVHQGDLLFEIDPVRFHHALEHAQANLDMAKAAIAVADADIKATEANATAAQATYLMRHQESKRRRDMNQYATQEEQINTEAMAKTAYAQWQATLADHDQAKAAKAKALADMESAQVAIAVAKLDLVRSKVRAPIDGYITNLDVYVGEYAHTGQAYMALISRHNIWIYGYFEETKLLGVRIGDKVNVRLMNGARFKGYVESIARGIIDNQNKAGPNLLADVSPTFNWVRLAQRIPVRISIDYNTVPPDLLLAAGLTATVVLHPKIKDERVQN, encoded by the coding sequence ATGAAAATCGTGCCTGCTATTCGGTTTTCCATTACCGCCATAGTCGTGATCATCGCTGCCGTAGTCGCGCGATTACTATGGAATCATTATATGTACTCACCTTGGACACGTGATGCTCGGGTACACGCTGAAGTGGTAAAAGTAGCACCAGATGTATCTGGGTTAATTACCTATGTAGGTGTTAAAGATAACCAAGAAGTACATCAAGGCGATCTTTTATTTGAAATTGATCCAGTACGATTTCATCACGCGCTAGAACACGCCCAAGCTAACCTAGATATGGCTAAAGCTGCCATAGCGGTAGCCGATGCTGATATCAAAGCTACGGAGGCTAACGCTACTGCTGCTCAAGCTACCTATCTCATGCGCCATCAAGAATCTAAACGGCGACGGGACATGAATCAGTATGCTACTCAAGAGGAGCAGATTAATACCGAAGCTATGGCCAAAACCGCCTATGCCCAATGGCAAGCCACACTCGCTGATCATGACCAAGCTAAAGCGGCCAAAGCCAAGGCGTTAGCCGATATGGAGAGTGCGCAAGTAGCGATTGCGGTGGCTAAACTTGATCTAGTACGCTCCAAAGTGCGTGCTCCTATAGATGGTTATATCACCAACCTAGATGTCTACGTTGGTGAGTATGCTCATACTGGGCAAGCTTATATGGCGCTGATCAGTCGCCATAATATTTGGATTTACGGATATTTCGAAGAAACCAAACTACTTGGCGTTAGAATAGGTGACAAAGTCAATGTCCGTCTAATGAACGGAGCGCGTTTTAAGGGCTACGTTGAAAGCATCGCCCGAGGAATCATTGACAATCAAAATAAAGCGGGGCCAAATCTATTAGCTGATGTTAGCCCCACCTTTAACTGGGTACGTTTAGCGCAACGGATTCCCGTTCGTATCAGCATCGACTATAATACTGTACCTCCGGATCTGTTACTAGCAGCCGGCCTAACAGCAACCGTCGTACTTCATCCAAAGATAAAAGATGAGAGGGTGCAAAATTGA
- the metE gene encoding 5-methyltetrahydropteroyltriglutamate--homocysteine S-methyltransferase, which translates to MVLAHNLGFPRMGDKRELKWALEGYWKGQLSQEELIKVGNELQNLHWKRQKEGGLDLIPVGDFSWYDHVLDMSVLLGVIPPRFGHTGGNVDLNTYFRMARGRSIQGKEAAACEMTKWFNTNYHYIVPEFQSQQIFSLSSNILFERVTAAQELGMPMKPVLLGPLSFLWLGKVKGDAFDKLSLLEGLLPAYSQVLQQLKTQGVEWVQIDEPILVLDLPPDWKAAFKKAYDYLANSGLKCLLTTYFGALGDNTQLACQLPTAGLHIDLTSAPEQLIKVLDGLPSDKILSVGIVDGRNIWRNDLEASLQQLETVHKRLGDRLWVAPSCSLLHCPMDLTLELGLDKELKSWLAFAVQKIEEVVALKQALTKGREAVAATLKASAAAQASRRQSNRTHRPEVRTRIASVNEKLAQRCHDYSTRAQAQREYLKLPLYPTTTIGSFPQTANIRKARQEFKKGQISAQEYDEQMKAEIQKAIREQEKYGLDVLVHGEAERNDMVEYFGEQLEGFAFTQNGWVQSYGSRCVKPPIIYGDVARAQPMTVEWIRYAQSLTDKWVKGMLTGPVTILQWSFVRDDQSRADTCLQIALALRDEVLDLEQAGIKIIQIDEPAFREGLPLRRLEWKQYLDWAVRCFQVSAAGVEDETQIHTHMCYSEFNDIIEAIAALDADVITIETSRSDGELLAAFAAFNYPNEIGPGVYDIHSPSLPTVNQIVGLIKKATQYIPPERLWINPDCGLKTRDWPEVESALCTMVAAAQKLRA; encoded by the coding sequence GTGGTTTTAGCACATAATTTAGGATTTCCCAGAATGGGAGATAAGCGGGAATTAAAATGGGCTTTGGAAGGCTACTGGAAAGGTCAGTTAAGCCAAGAGGAGCTGATAAAAGTAGGCAATGAACTACAAAATCTTCACTGGAAAAGACAGAAAGAGGGGGGGTTAGATTTAATCCCAGTAGGGGATTTTAGCTGGTATGACCATGTGCTGGATATGTCAGTTTTACTCGGAGTTATTCCACCGCGATTTGGCCATACAGGCGGTAATGTGGATTTGAATACCTATTTCCGTATGGCAAGAGGACGTAGTATTCAGGGTAAAGAAGCAGCCGCCTGTGAAATGACTAAATGGTTTAATACGAATTACCATTATATTGTTCCAGAGTTCCAATCTCAGCAAATTTTTTCCTTATCCAGTAACATCTTATTTGAGCGGGTAACTGCTGCTCAAGAACTTGGGATGCCTATGAAACCAGTATTATTAGGACCATTAAGCTTTTTATGGCTGGGTAAAGTTAAAGGCGATGCGTTTGATAAACTCTCTTTACTTGAGGGATTACTACCAGCTTACAGTCAGGTGCTACAGCAGCTTAAAACACAAGGAGTAGAATGGGTTCAAATTGATGAACCCATTTTAGTACTGGATTTACCTCCAGATTGGAAGGCAGCTTTTAAGAAAGCCTATGATTATTTAGCAAATTCAGGGTTAAAGTGTCTTTTAACAACTTATTTTGGTGCCTTGGGCGATAATACTCAGCTAGCTTGTCAGCTACCTACAGCAGGTTTGCATATTGATCTAACTAGCGCCCCTGAGCAGTTAATAAAAGTATTAGATGGGCTTCCTTCGGATAAGATTCTCTCAGTAGGTATTGTTGATGGACGAAACATCTGGCGTAATGATTTAGAAGCTAGCTTGCAGCAGCTTGAGACGGTACATAAGCGTCTAGGCGATCGACTCTGGGTAGCACCTTCCTGCTCTCTACTTCATTGTCCTATGGATTTGACTCTGGAATTAGGTCTAGATAAAGAGTTAAAGTCATGGTTAGCCTTCGCAGTACAAAAAATAGAAGAGGTAGTGGCGTTAAAACAGGCTTTAACAAAAGGGCGGGAAGCAGTGGCTGCAACCTTGAAAGCTTCAGCAGCAGCACAAGCAAGTCGTCGCCAATCAAATCGTACCCATCGACCTGAAGTAAGAACCCGCATAGCCAGTGTAAATGAAAAGCTAGCGCAGCGTTGCCATGATTATTCTACTCGTGCTCAAGCCCAGCGAGAGTATTTAAAATTACCCCTTTACCCGACTACTACGATTGGCTCTTTTCCGCAGACAGCTAATATTCGTAAGGCGCGGCAGGAATTTAAGAAAGGTCAAATTTCTGCACAAGAATATGATGAGCAGATGAAGGCTGAGATCCAGAAAGCCATTCGAGAGCAGGAGAAGTACGGACTAGATGTGCTTGTCCATGGAGAGGCAGAACGCAACGATATGGTGGAATATTTTGGGGAGCAGCTGGAGGGGTTTGCGTTTACTCAAAACGGCTGGGTTCAAAGTTATGGTTCTCGCTGCGTTAAGCCTCCTATTATTTATGGAGATGTGGCTCGAGCACAACCGATGACGGTGGAATGGATTCGTTACGCTCAATCATTGACCGATAAATGGGTGAAAGGGATGCTGACGGGGCCGGTGACTATTTTACAGTGGTCTTTTGTACGAGATGACCAGTCTCGTGCCGATACCTGTCTTCAAATAGCACTGGCGCTTCGGGATGAGGTTCTAGATTTGGAGCAGGCAGGAATTAAAATTATTCAGATTGATGAGCCTGCTTTCCGGGAAGGGTTGCCGTTGCGGCGACTAGAATGGAAGCAATATTTAGACTGGGCAGTTCGCTGTTTTCAAGTGTCCGCTGCTGGAGTAGAGGATGAAACCCAAATCCACACACACATGTGTTACTCGGAGTTTAACGATATTATTGAGGCAATTGCTGCATTGGATGCCGATGTGATTACCATAGAAACCTCTCGATCCGATGGCGAGCTACTAGCAGCCTTTGCGGCTTTTAACTACCCCAACGAGATTGGGCCAGGAGTTTATGATATTCATTCTCCTTCATTACCCACAGTAAACCAGATTGTAGGTCTCATTAAAAAGGCAACCCAATATATTCCTCCTGAGCGGCTTTGGATAAATCCAGACTGTGGTCTTAAAACCCGTGATTGGCCAGAAGTAGAATCTGCACTGTGCACTATGGTAGCAGCAGCACAAAAACTACGGGCTTAG